Proteins co-encoded in one Trueperella abortisuis genomic window:
- a CDS encoding AAA family ATPase, protein MRILSFSVRNHRSFRDDFFLDLTRNELRTNLPPEGSTWRDMLFPVAGIFGANASGKTSMIRAFHFLRTAVALSSTRWMESDTMVRDPFRLDPDSTQGLSSYELDFILDIPAGFSELSAGEHRFVYQFTIDRQGVVAENLVVYRTSRPTNIINRLREDKKRRVRLGLRLGQIEVSDRELALSRALHMDKELLTFIGEEMLQTLTVYDVGDKAQEWRLSRIADELASGELKLEDLELLARVADVGISKIFVEEEEIPEPIRELISHLNREASEGEDEETKEVDVEPTRIDITEEMMVRSLRFQHEADEVASEAFSLADESSGTRAWLALAVDVVKTLRNGGLLCVDELDTSLHPYLAALIISLFQSEETNRRGAQLIFTSHDVSLLSPQHELNLERKQIWYVEKERSGASELYSLDDFTDVKPGSNVSKQYLEGRFGAVPRLAPALLGRLLNDTFPDPSDVSTRG, encoded by the coding sequence ATGAGGATACTGTCTTTCTCGGTTCGGAACCATCGTAGCTTCAGAGACGATTTTTTCCTTGACCTGACAAGAAATGAGCTGAGAACTAATCTGCCACCGGAAGGTTCTACCTGGCGAGATATGCTCTTCCCGGTAGCGGGGATTTTTGGTGCAAACGCGTCCGGTAAGACCTCAATGATTCGCGCTTTTCACTTTCTTAGAACAGCCGTAGCTCTATCTTCCACTCGCTGGATGGAGTCAGACACTATGGTGCGTGACCCTTTTAGGCTGGATCCAGATTCCACGCAAGGGTTGAGTTCATACGAACTCGATTTTATTCTCGATATTCCAGCCGGTTTTTCTGAACTTTCGGCGGGAGAGCATAGATTCGTATACCAATTCACGATCGACCGGCAGGGGGTGGTGGCAGAAAACCTCGTCGTATACCGGACCTCGCGACCAACAAATATTATCAACCGTTTGCGCGAAGATAAAAAACGTAGGGTTCGGCTCGGCCTTCGTCTGGGTCAGATCGAGGTTTCTGACCGAGAGTTGGCACTGTCACGTGCTCTGCACATGGATAAGGAACTTCTGACCTTTATCGGTGAAGAAATGCTACAAACTCTCACAGTGTACGACGTTGGCGACAAAGCGCAAGAATGGCGTCTAAGCCGGATTGCTGACGAACTCGCTTCGGGCGAGTTGAAGCTTGAAGACCTTGAGCTTCTTGCGCGGGTTGCCGACGTGGGAATTTCAAAGATATTCGTGGAGGAAGAAGAGATTCCGGAGCCCATTCGGGAGCTTATTTCACACCTTAATCGAGAGGCGTCCGAGGGAGAAGACGAAGAAACAAAAGAAGTCGACGTAGAGCCGACGAGAATCGACATCACTGAAGAAATGATGGTGCGCTCGCTGCGGTTCCAACATGAAGCTGACGAGGTGGCATCTGAGGCATTCAGCTTAGCAGATGAGTCCTCTGGAACTCGGGCATGGCTGGCGCTTGCGGTGGATGTCGTAAAGACGTTACGAAACGGCGGCCTCTTGTGTGTTGACGAGCTGGATACGAGCTTGCACCCATACCTAGCTGCGCTCATCATTTCGTTGTTCCAATCCGAAGAGACGAATCGCCGAGGAGCACAACTTATTTTCACCTCTCACGACGTTTCACTTCTGAGTCCGCAGCATGAGTTGAACTTAGAACGGAAACAGATTTGGTACGTTGAGAAGGAACGATCTGGCGCATCCGAATTGTATTCACTTGATGACTTCACAGATGTTAAGCCCGGGTCAAACGTCAGCAAACAGTATCTTGAGGGGCGGTTCGGTGCAGTTCCGCGCTTGGCACCAGCACTGCTGGGACGTTTGCTTAACGATACTTTCCCTGACCCAAGTGACGTTTCGACGAGAGGATGA
- a CDS encoding RloB family protein, which yields MIVVEGARGKSEQAYFQLLNQELRGNATVLSLQVEPGAGEPSRVLKACRNKTTEQEKRAENGEPAYDARFIVVDRDDHGTLERVLQECESEQIHGIVTNPKFELWLLWHKDEQRASIDGAQLDWRVRDLHLVEGRNGKELAKGFEIKNYKPAMERAQKAWPKLVDNRVGPNPSSAIAWMIEEIVKLASLDKK from the coding sequence TTGATCGTTGTTGAAGGAGCGAGAGGAAAATCCGAGCAAGCCTATTTCCAGCTACTCAATCAAGAACTGAGAGGTAACGCCACGGTTCTCTCGCTGCAGGTGGAACCCGGAGCCGGCGAGCCCTCGCGAGTTCTTAAGGCATGTCGAAATAAGACTACGGAGCAAGAAAAGCGGGCCGAAAACGGGGAGCCAGCGTATGACGCCCGATTCATTGTCGTTGACCGAGACGACCACGGCACGTTGGAACGTGTTTTGCAGGAGTGCGAGTCCGAGCAAATCCATGGAATTGTCACAAATCCAAAGTTTGAACTGTGGCTCCTCTGGCATAAGGACGAACAGAGAGCGTCAATCGACGGCGCACAGCTAGACTGGCGTGTACGGGACTTGCATCTCGTTGAGGGGAGAAACGGAAAAGAGCTAGCCAAGGGATTCGAAATTAAGAATTACAAGCCAGCAATGGAACGAGCGCAAAAGGCTTGGCCAAAGCTTGTCGACAATCGAGTGGGGCCGAATCCGTCAAGCGCCATTGCATGGATGATTGAGGAAATCGTAAAGCTGGCGTCTTTAGACAAGAAATGA